The segment TCCAAGAAGAGATTATGGCTTCCTTCCTTTGAGCAACCTTTGAATGGATTGCGGCTCACGGCGCATGTCGAGAACGGCAACGATGGTGGTCACCCCTGGCTCGATCACATAGTAGGCGGCAAAATAGGATCGTCTGATGATGGCGCGGCGGAAAACACGATACTGCCTTGGAAACATCACCGGATTCCATTCAATCCAAGACACACATTCGCGAAAACGTTCCTGGAAGTCTTCCGCCCCGTTAAGTTTCCATGAATCATAAAACTCACGGACGTAGCGGAGATCATGCTCCACGGGCTCCAGAAATTCGACCGGCTGGCTTTTCACCGTTTGGCTAGGCGACGTTCAAGCTCCTTGAGCGAAATGCGTTTCACTTTGCCACTGCGATAGTCATTCCACCGTTGATCCAACGTCTCTTGGTGCCAGACAGGAACCTTCGTCCCATCATCAACACTGGACTGCCAAAGTTCGTCAGCAAGCTTCATCCGCTGGGCTTTTGGCAGGCGCGCAAGATCAGGGAAATCCGTGAGGCTCATGATTTCCAGTGTATGCCACTTTTGCCAGCAGGCAAGAAGCGCCTGCTTACAGCCTCACCGGCACGCCATGCCCGCCGAGATACTTCTTCACATCCCCCACGGTGTATTCACCAAAGTGGAAAATGCTCGCCGCCAGCACCGCGTCCGCCTTCCCATTGCGCAGCACATCCACCATATGGTCCAGATTGCCCGCGCCGCCGCTGGCGATGACGGGAATGCTCACCGCCTCGCTCACCGCTTTCGTCAGGCCGATGTCGTAGCCCGCCTTGGTGCCATCCGAGTCCATGCTCGTCAGCAAAATCTCGCCTGCACCGCGTTTGCACACTTCAGCCGCCCATTCCACAGCATCCAGCTCAGTCGCATTGCGTCCACCGTGCGTGTAAACCGTCCATGAGCCGTGCTCGTTGCGCTTCGCATCGATGGCCACCACCAGGCACTGGCAGCCGAAGGCGTTGGCCGCCTCGTCGATCACATGCGGGGTTTTCACCGCCGCGGTGTTGATGCCCACTTTGTCCGCGCCTGCCAGCAGCATCTCGCGCATGTCCGCCACGGTGCGGATGCCCCCGCCCACCGTCAGCGGCATGAAGCAGCTGGCCGCTGTGCGGGCCACCACATCCACCATCGTCTTGCGCTCCTCATGGCTCGCGGTGATGTCCAGAAACACCAGCTCGTCCGCGCCCTGGGCATTGTACACCTGGGCGCATTCCACGGGGTCGCCTGCATCGCGCAGCTGCAGGAATTTCGTGCCTTTCACGACACGGCCTTCCTTCACGTCGAGACAGGGGATGATGCGTTTGGTCAGCATAGGGAAAAGGGGATACGCAGGTGATGCCCAAAAAGGAAAAAATCAGAGGACGAATCCTCCGATTTTTTCACTTCGTAGGGCTCTTTCGGCTCAGTCTCAGCCCAGGGCGGCCGCCACCATCGTTTCCAGCTTCACGATGTCCTTGGCAAAGTTGCGGATGCCTTCGGCGGTCTTTTCAGTCGCCATGGCATCTTCGTTGAACAGCCAGCGGAAGGTCTTCTCGTCGCTGCCGATCTTCTCGATCTTCAAGGACTTCGCATTCGCGGCGTTAAGCTTCGGCGTGATTGGGTCTTCGCTCGCAGCCAGTTCACCCAGCAGGCCGGGGCTGATCGTCAGCAGGTCGCAGCCGGTCAGCTCGGTGATCTCGCCCTTGTTGCGGAAGCTCGCGCCCATCACTTCGGTCTTATAGCCAAAGTGCTTGTAGTAGTTGTAGATCTGCGTCACGGACTGCACGCCCGGATCTTCAGCGCCCACGAAATCTTTGCCGGTGCTCTTCTTGTACCAGTCCAGGATGCGGCCCACAAAGGGGGAGATCAGCTTGATGCCGCCCTCGGCGCAGGCCACGGCCTGGGCCAGGCTGAAAAGCAGGGTCAGGTTGCAGTTGATGCCTTCCTTCTGCAGCACTTCAGCGGCCTTGATGCCTTCCCACGTGGAGGCGATCTTGATCAGGATGCGCTCGCGGCTGATGCCGGCCTTCTCGTACATGCCGATCAGGTGGCGCGCTTTGTCGATGTTGGCCTGGGTGTCAAAGGACAGGCGGGCGTCCACTTCGGTGGACACACGGCCGGGCACGATCTTGAGGATCTCCAGGCCAAAGGCCACCACGAGATTGTCCATCACGGCGTCCACGCCGCCGGACTTGCCATCAGCCACAGCCTTGTCGAACAGCGACTTGTACTCAGCCTTCTGGGAAGCCTGGAGGATGAGGGAAGGGTTGGTCGTGGCGTCCTGGGGCTTGTAGGCCTTCATGGCTTCGAAGTCGCCGGTGTCGGCGACCACCACGGTGTGCTGCTTGAGCTGGTCGAGCTGGGTCATAGTCTGGTTTTTGGGGGTCTGAGAGTAAGGGCTGCTGCAGGTTAATCAAGCGCCAGGAAACGCACGCAAATGCTGCCGGGCACATCCACTTTGGTGCCGGTAAAGGTTAGCTTGCCGCTGTCTTGGTCCACCTTGAAAAGGGCCGCCGTGGCGCTGTCCTGATGCGCGGCCACCAGCCACTTGCCCGTGGGGTCCAGGCAGATGTTCCGGGGGATCTTGCCCTCCACGGGCACATTCTGCAGCAGGGTCAGCTTTCCGGTGGCCGGGTCGCAGGCAAAAACAGCGATCGTGTCATGCGTGCGGTTGCTCACATACACCACGCGGCCGTTCGGGTGCACCACCGTCTCCGCCGTGCTCAGGCCCTTCATGCCCCGGTCCGCCTCCGGCAGGGTGGACACCGTCTCGATCTCCGTCAGCCCTCCTGTGGCTGCATCGTAGGCAAAGACGGTCTCCGTCATCGCCATTTCGTTGTTCACATACACATACTTGCCATTCGGGTGAAAGGCCAGGTGGCGCGGTCCGCCGCCTGCAGGCGTTTTGGCAAAGGCCGGATCATTCGGCGTCAGCTTGCCGCTGGCGGTGTCCACCTTGTAGATCAGCACTTTGTCCAGGCCCAGATCGCAGGCATAGGCATAGCGGTTATCCGGGCTGAAGTTCACCGAGTGCGCGTGCGGTCCCGCCTGGCGCTTGGGGTCGGCACCACTGCCCTCGTGCTGGAAAAAGCTCGCCTCAGGCGAGAGCGATCCGTCCTCCTTGATCGCATACGAGCCGATGCTGCCGCTGCCGTAGTTGGAAATCGTCGCCACACTCCCGGTCTTGTCCACGCTCACATGGCAGGGGCCCGCGCCAGAGGTGGCAGACTGGTTGATCAGCGTCAGCTTGCCTGTGTCCTTGTTGATGCCAAAGGAGCTCAGCCCGCCGCCTTTCTGGCCGTCTGCCTTCACCACATCTCCGCAGGCATACATGTATTTCTTGGTCGGGTGGATCGCCAGAAAGCCAGGATTGCCCGCCTCGGCGGCCAGCTGCGGCTGGGTCAGCTCACCCGTCGCGGTGTTAAACCGGGCCACATAGATGCCCTTGCTGCCGTTCTTGGCGGTGGTGCTCGTACCGAAGTAAACGAGGAAGTTCTCCCCCGCGATCGCGGTGGTGGTCAGGGCGGCAAAAGCAAAGGCGATGGTGGATCGGGTCATGGCTGTCCGGATGCTGACGGTGTGTGGCGGCATGGTCAAGCCCTCACTGCGGCGGCTGCATGAAGGGTTTTCATCCCCCTGATTTGTTAGCTTGCTCCTTTTCGGGGGCCGCGCTTCATTCTAGGAATGAAACCGTCACTGTTTCTTTTCGCCGCCCTCCTCTCCCTGCTCGCTGGCTGCAGCGGATTCCAGCCTGTAAAGATTGAACACGACACGGACAAGGAAAAGCCGCTCGACTACCGCGAGGGCGACTGGATCCCCAAAAACACCTGATTTCCGGGCTCCTGCCCTAAATCCATTTCAATTCTCAGGGTGCGCAATTGACCGCGCCCGCAGTTCTCGCCACGATAGGGACCATGCATCCCGCCTGGTTCCACGTCGAAAACGAAGCTGACATCCCCTCTCCGGCCCTCCTCTTCTACCGCAAGCGTATTGAGGAAAACTTGGCCCTCATGATCAAGATCGCCGGAGATCCC is part of the Prosthecobacter vanneervenii genome and harbors:
- the hisF gene encoding imidazole glycerol phosphate synthase subunit HisF; the encoded protein is MLTKRIIPCLDVKEGRVVKGTKFLQLRDAGDPVECAQVYNAQGADELVFLDITASHEERKTMVDVVARTAASCFMPLTVGGGIRTVADMREMLLAGADKVGINTAAVKTPHVIDEAANAFGCQCLVVAIDAKRNEHGSWTVYTHGGRNATELDAVEWAAEVCKRGAGEILLTSMDSDGTKAGYDIGLTKAVSEAVSIPVIASGGAGNLDHMVDVLRNGKADAVLAASIFHFGEYTVGDVKKYLGGHGVPVRL
- a CDS encoding type II toxin-antitoxin system RelE/ParE family toxin gives rise to the protein MKSQPVEFLEPVEHDLRYVREFYDSWKLNGAEDFQERFRECVSWIEWNPVMFPRQYRVFRRAIIRRSYFAAYYVIEPGVTTIVAVLDMRREPQSIQRLLKGRKP
- the tal gene encoding transaldolase, whose protein sequence is MTQLDQLKQHTVVVADTGDFEAMKAYKPQDATTNPSLILQASQKAEYKSLFDKAVADGKSGGVDAVMDNLVVAFGLEILKIVPGRVSTEVDARLSFDTQANIDKARHLIGMYEKAGISRERILIKIASTWEGIKAAEVLQKEGINCNLTLLFSLAQAVACAEGGIKLISPFVGRILDWYKKSTGKDFVGAEDPGVQSVTQIYNYYKHFGYKTEVMGASFRNKGEITELTGCDLLTISPGLLGELAASEDPITPKLNAANAKSLKIEKIGSDEKTFRWLFNEDAMATEKTAEGIRNFAKDIVKLETMVAAALG
- a CDS encoding addiction module protein, yielding MSLTDFPDLARLPKAQRMKLADELWQSSVDDGTKVPVWHQETLDQRWNDYRSGKVKRISLKELERRLAKR
- a CDS encoding lactonase family protein; its protein translation is MTRSTIAFAFAALTTTAIAGENFLVYFGTSTTAKNGSKGIYVARFNTATGELTQPQLAAEAGNPGFLAIHPTKKYMYACGDVVKADGQKGGGLSSFGINKDTGKLTLINQSATSGAGPCHVSVDKTGSVATISNYGSGSIGSYAIKEDGSLSPEASFFQHEGSGADPKRQAGPHAHSVNFSPDNRYAYACDLGLDKVLIYKVDTASGKLTPNDPAFAKTPAGGGPRHLAFHPNGKYVYVNNEMAMTETVFAYDAATGGLTEIETVSTLPEADRGMKGLSTAETVVHPNGRVVYVSNRTHDTIAVFACDPATGKLTLLQNVPVEGKIPRNICLDPTGKWLVAAHQDSATAALFKVDQDSGKLTFTGTKVDVPGSICVRFLALD